A window of the Desulfotignum phosphitoxidans DSM 13687 genome harbors these coding sequences:
- the cmk gene encoding (d)CMP kinase yields the protein MTYRIITIDGPAGSGKTTVSKLLARQLHCVRVDTGALYRAVAFEIHRQHICWENDAALDAFVSGLDLSVVLENEGMRVLSSGNDITPFLRTPEITMLASATSARPAVRSALLDIQRRIARQQDAVFEGRDMGTVVFPDATVKFFLVADLAVRARRRFDEIPDPAKDLSRIQADMATRDNQDIRRTQAPLKPASDAILIDSSRLTAPQVVEEMLKHL from the coding sequence ATGACTTATCGAATCATCACCATTGACGGCCCGGCCGGGTCCGGCAAAACAACGGTGAGTAAACTTTTGGCCCGGCAGCTGCACTGTGTCCGGGTGGATACCGGTGCCCTGTACCGGGCTGTAGCGTTTGAAATCCATCGGCAACACATCTGCTGGGAAAACGATGCGGCACTGGATGCATTTGTATCGGGTCTGGATTTGAGTGTGGTACTGGAAAACGAGGGAATGCGGGTTCTGTCTTCAGGCAACGATATCACGCCGTTTCTGCGTACACCTGAAATCACCATGCTGGCTTCTGCGACCTCGGCCAGACCGGCGGTCCGGTCCGCGCTCCTGGATATTCAACGCCGGATCGCCCGGCAGCAGGATGCGGTATTTGAAGGCCGGGACATGGGCACGGTGGTGTTTCCCGATGCCACGGTCAAGTTTTTTCTGGTAGCGGATCTGGCGGTTCGGGCCCGGCGTCGGTTTGATGAAATCCCGGATCCGGCAAAGGATTTATCCCGAATTCAGGCCGATATGGCCACCCGGGACAACCAGGATATCCGGCGGACTCAGGCTCCGTTGAAACCCGCGTCGGATGCGATTCTGATCGATTCTTCCCGGCTGACGGCACCCCAGGTGGTGGAAGAGATGCTCAAACATCTGTAG